From Nitrospinota bacterium:
AATGTGGGTGTGGATGTTGCTTTGGAACGTTTTCACAAAGAAGTCCACGGCAGTGAAGGCCTGTTAAAAAAATCAAAAGGTGTTCTTGTATTTCCGAAAGTATACAAAGCCGGGTTTGGAATTGGCGGAGAATATGGTGAGGGAGCACTACGAATCAATGGCAAGTCGGTTGAATATTACAACACGGCGGCGGCATCGATCGGGTTTCAGCTGGGTGCCCAGGTCAAGACGGTAATTCTTGTTTTCATGAGTGAAAAAACACTGAAGGAGTTTCGAGCCAGCGAGGGTTGGGAAGCCGGTGTTGATGGGTCGGTTGCCTTGATCACTCTGGGGATGGGAGATTCTTTGGATACCACCAATGTTAAAGACCCCATTGTCGGGTTTATTTTGGGACAGAAGGGATTGATGTATAACCTGACGTTGGAAGGTTCTAAGTTTACCAAATTGGATAAAACAGAATGATAGGAAGTCAGGGTTGAATTTAATGGGAAGGACTTTTGATTATTTCCTTTTCCAGGTTGTTTTTGAATTTAGTGAACGTATCTCTTAAATAAGGACACAAGGTTTCTTTGAGTTTCTCAGGAACCCAATTAATTTTTTCAACCGGCCAGTTTTCCACCTGCTGGATATCCAGACCCTCCTGTTTGTAAGGAGCCGCGAGAGATTCTTCATAGCCATACACCAACGCGTTGGAGTAGACCTTGTGAAACTGTTCCTCAATAAGCTCCTCGTCGTGCATTCCCGTCAAAAAATGTTCCAATAATTCTTTTGCGATGGGTTTTGCATGTTCCGCAAAGTCGGGAGTTAAAGCTGGCAGCAGTGTGAAGTACGTGATCAAAACATCCTGTAGAAGGAACTTCAATTCTTCCTTTGTTTTTTTGACGGGCCGCTTGTCTATATTGAGAAGTTCCTTGAGCACCTTGATATTGCGGACGGCGTCATACACGATGGACTCTTCCCAGGGTGCCGAGTTCCAAACGAAAAAGGCGCGGTGAAACTTCACCCGTTGGCTGGCGTCCCACATTTGCAGGGTGGTGGTGGGCTTAATTTTGTTAGTGTAGGGAATGGGTTCTCCCCACCGGGGGTCGATAAAATCCAGCCCGTAATTTTTAAATGTAGTTCTGGCCGTTTGATGGTAGGTCTCCATGAATTGTTCAAATATGGAACTGTCATCCAGCGGGCCGTTTTGCGGCAGACTGACGATATTGTAAAGACGGACGACATTGGTACGGGCTTTTCCATTTTCATCGGCGACCAAATAAGAACCTCCCCACATCCCACCTGAAAGAGGAACATCGATCTTTATATTTTGTTTCAGACGAATTGAAACAATTTCTGCGATGCCTTGAAACACCTCGTGTAAATAGTACAAATTGATTCTGTCGTCTTCCGAAAATAGGTGTTTGGGAAACTTGGGGAGCTGTCTCATGATTCAGGGTATTTTCGAATTTTGGTTGAAGGAGTCACATTTGTAAAAGAAAACCGTCCTCCATCTCCTCATCCAGATAGTCCGGCAATTGCGTGGTTTTATCGGTAATGGCCGACTCGATTTGCCCCGCAGTTAAACCGGTCGCCCCGGTAAGATTGGTTCCCTTTAAATTTGCTTGAGTGAACAAGACTTCTTCACTGAACAGAGCGCCGCGCAAGTCTGCATTTTGTAGATTAGCGAATTGCAGGTTGGCTTCGAAGAAATTTACCTCCCTGAGATCCGCGTTTTCAAAATTTGCCCGTTGCAGATTGGTTTCCTGGAGTTTTGCCTTGCGCAATTTGGCATCGCTCAGAACCGCGTTGTTGAGGTTGCAGGATTGCAGTTTGGCTTCTTTAAGATTGGCCTTTTGCAGATTAAATTTTGAAAGCTGTTTTCCTCGGAGATCCGCCTGAAAGAGGTCGGGGACTACATCGGGGTTTTTTTCTACCCAGTCGTTCCAGACCTCAGCCCCTTTGTTGATTAAAGATAAATGATTTTCATCTGCCACATTGCAACCTCAAAAATAGCGCCCTGAATTTTTAAATTCGGGCGAGGGTGATCAATCAGTAACCGCACCTTTGGATGCGGAAGATACCAGTTTGGCATATTTTGCAAGGACACCCGATTTGTATTTGATCGGCGGCGCGGTCCATTTATTTTTTCTTGTTTGAATTTCTTCCTCAGACAATTTGACTTCCAGCAAATGTTGGTCGATGTCGACGACAATCGTGTCTCCTTCTTCCAGCAAGGCGATCATGCCGCCGACCTGAGCCTCCGGCGCGACATGGCCGATAACGACCCCGTAGGTGCCGCCTGAAAACCTGCCATCGGTGATGAGTGCCACTTTATCGCCCAATCCTTCGCCTACCAGGGCGGAAGTGGGAGCCAGCATTTCCCGCATGCCGGGCCCTCCTTTGGGGCCTTCATAACGGATGACAACGACATCGCCAGCCTTGATTTCGTTTTTCAGGATAGCGTCGAGAGACTCTTCTTCCGAATTAAAAACCCGGGCCGGGCCTTCGATGCGGCGGGTTTTCACGCCTGATA
This genomic window contains:
- a CDS encoding pentapeptide repeat-containing protein encodes the protein MADENHLSLINKGAEVWNDWVEKNPDVVPDLFQADLRGKQLSKFNLQKANLKEAKLQSCNLNNAVLSDAKLRKAKLQETNLQRANFENADLREVNFFEANLQFANLQNADLRGALFSEEVLFTQANLKGTNLTGATGLTAGQIESAITDKTTQLPDYLDEEMEDGFLLQM
- a CDS encoding YSC84-related protein → MLFGLIVVEHSSAATAREINVGVDVALERFHKEVHGSEGLLKKSKGVLVFPKVYKAGFGIGGEYGEGALRINGKSVEYYNTAAASIGFQLGAQVKTVILVFMSEKTLKEFRASEGWEAGVDGSVALITLGMGDSLDTTNVKDPIVGFILGQKGLMYNLTLEGSKFTKLDKTE